From a single Lolium rigidum isolate FL_2022 chromosome 7, APGP_CSIRO_Lrig_0.1, whole genome shotgun sequence genomic region:
- the LOC124669648 gene encoding peroxidase 2-like — MAKLTAALTVLALVACVGRPCQAGYGYPNPMPSPYTPSTPSPPPPTPIAPSSPPPYSPSTPSPPPPSASTPSSPPPYTPSTPSPPPPTPSSPLSGLTVGYYQKTCYRAEDIVREAVRDASKGIMAGLIRLFFHDCFVRGCDASVLLDTADPNSATEKFGIPNLSLRGFEVIDAAKARIEKECGNVVSCADIVAFAGRDATYFLSNKKVYFDMPAGRYDGLVSLINETLPNLPPPFATVEQLKAGFAFKGLNTDEMVTLSGAHTIGISHCSSFSDRLTSNSSDMDASLKSTLQQQCQSNSGTDNTVVQDNKTPDKLDNKYYKNVLSHEVLFTSDAALMMATDTSDAVRANAKDTNQWEEKFKAAMVKMGAIDIKTVANGEIRRSCRVLNTN, encoded by the exons ATGGCAAAGCTCACCGCCGCCCTGACGGTCCTCGCGCTGGTGGCCTGCGTGGGTCGTCCGTGCCAGGCAGGCTACGGGTATCCCAACCCCATGCCGTCACCGTACACTCCGAGTACACCTAGCCCTCCTCCGCCTACGCCGATTGCACCATCTAGTCCTCCACCATACAGCCCAAGCACACCtagcccgccgccgccttccgcaaGTACTCCATCTAGCCCACCACCGTACACCCCCAGCACACCTAGCCCTCCGCCACCCACTCCGAGCTCACCTCTTTCAGGGCTCACGGTTGGTTACTACCAAAAGACATGCTACCGCGCAGAAGACATTGTTAGAGAAGCAGTGCGCGACGCCAGCAAAGGCATCATGGCGGGGCTTATCCGTCTATTCTTCCATGACTGCTTCGTTAGG GGTTGCGACGCTTCGGTGTTGCTAGATACAGCTGATCCGAACAGTGCGACGGAGAAGTTCGGTATCCCAAACCTGAGTCTGCGTGGCTTTGAAGTGATCGACGCGGCCAAGGCTAGGATCGAGAAGGAATGTGGGAATGTCGTGTCATGTGCCGACATTGTGGCCTTCGCCGGGCGTGACGCCACCTACTTCCTCAGCAACAAGAAGGTTTACTTCGACATGCCTGCTGGCCGCTACGACGGACTTGTGTCTCTTATAAACGAGACGCTCCCCAACCTCCCCCCTCCCTTTGCCACCGTGGAGCAGCTCAAGGCTGGGTTTGCCTTCAAAGGTCTCAACACCGACGAGATGGTTACCCTTTCCGGCGCGCACACCATCGGGATCTCCCACTGCTCATCCTTTTCTGATCGCCTCACGTCGAACTCCTCCGACATGGACGCTAGTCTGAAAAGCACTTTGCAGCAACAATGTCAGTCAAACTCCGGCACCGACAACACGGTCGTACAGGACAACAAGACCCCTGACAAGCTGGACAACAAGTACTACAAAAATGTTCTCAGCCATGAGGTGCTCTTCACGTCGGATGCTGCACTCATGATGGCGACAGACACGAGCGACGCGGTGCGAGCAAACGCCAAGGACACAAACCAATGGGAGGAAAAATTCAAGGCGGCGATGGTGAAGATGGGTGCCATTGATATCAAGACGGTTGCCAATGGCGAGATTAGGAGGAGCTGCCGTGTCTTGAACACTAACTAG